A stretch of DNA from Oryza brachyantha chromosome 9, ObraRS2, whole genome shotgun sequence:
GTGGTGGTGTGCAGCGTGCGATCTCGCCGGAGAAGtcgcggcggtcggcggcggggtgAGCGGCTTCAAGCTCGGCGACAGGGTCGTCTCCATCAATTTCCCGGTACAGTGAGTTCATGTTGTAGTAtagaagtttgatttttttgattttttggatcGAGTTGAGTTGAGTTTAGAGTGTGATTCGTGCGTCCAGAGCGGTGGCGGGTTCGCCGAGTACGCGGTGGCGCAGGCGTCGCTCACggtggcgctgccgccggGGGTGTCCGCGGCCGAAGGCGCGTGCCTGCCGCTCGCGGCGGTCACCGCGCTCCAGGCTCTGAGGGCGGCCGGGGCCGGCTTGGGCGGGGGCGCGGAGCCCAAGAACGTGCTGGTCACCGCGGCctccggcggcgtcggccacTTCGCGGTGCAGCTCGCCAGGCTGGGCGGCCACCGCGTCACGGCCACCTGCGGCGCGCGCAACCTCGGCCTCGTCGAGAGcctcggcgccgacgaggcgcTCGACTACGGCACCCCGGAGGGCGCCGCGCTCCGGAGCCCGTCCGGCCGGAGGTACGACGCCGTGGTGCACTGCGCGCCGGCGTTCCCCTGGTCGGTGTTCGACCGCGTgctcgccgacgacggcggcgtggttGTCGACATCAcgccctcccccgccgccgtcgccaccgcgctgcTCCACAGGGTGAGCTTCTCCAAGAAGAGGCTGACGCCCTTCATGTTCTCGCCGAACAAGGAGGACACGGAGCTGCTGGTGGACATGGTGAGGCAGGGGAAGCTCAAGCCCGTCGTCGACTCGAGCTACCCTCTGAGCAACGCGCCGGAGGGCTGGACGAAGAGCATAGGAGGCCATGCCACCGGCAAGGTCATCGCGAAAATCGGACAAGAAGAATGAGCACGAAGGTAGTGGTGTATAATACGCGAGCGTTCGATCGGCGAATCGCGTTTTGCTTCGTATTGCACGTATCAACCAAATACTTACTCcgtgttataatataaaatgtttgatcttttttaacgtttaaccattcattttattcaaaaatttagtacaaatataaaaaataacaaatcatgcttaaagttattttgattaataagataagtcagaaataaaataaataatatttccataattttttgaataagacaaatgatcaaatattacaagcaaaaaagtcaaacatagtGAGTACATTTCAACTTTGTTTCTAAATCTGATTCAAAtacatttgtaaaaaaattgtgtatataGCATTTCTTCGCATaaagtttatgtgtataaTGTTTCTctatatgatattttcttatatagaatttatgtgtataatgtttctctatatattatttatttatagaaattgtgttataatatttttgtttataaactatatagaTTAACAAGTTACTTACTGGGCTTGAAAAATAAGTGAACTTAACTGCAAACTAGCTtataaaaatgaacaaaatatttttataaagaaagtttacacatataaaaattttaatacattaagattgcatgtatatatatatatatatttatatcttctATAAAtacgctagaaaataaaacccTACCTACATCCGTGAAAAGTGTGAACCTTGGCGTGCTAGTCCTCCCCGAGCGCACGACATAGGCACATAGCCGTTGGATGTTTGAATAGACATCCTTAGCGGCCCAAAAATCaagaccaaaaaataaactttaataaaaaaactaaaattaattataaatttaagattaaaagtttaaattttttcttataagcgAATCATTTGAGCCTCGGTCGCTGACCATGCCTTCGCCATCCACTGTACATTGATTTCTCATTTAGTCACTATATTTTCAGGCACTGGGGAAAAAGAGGGACCATTGTCCTGTGTGCAAATTGGCCAATTATttttgaatgttttttttattagagtGAATAAGGAATAGCTCTTTATTGTTCAAAAATGAAACACACAACAACTACTGATGATGATATTGCGTGGAATCATTAGCAAGTTGTAGCTCTAGAATGATGAATTATGGATCTGAGAGCGAACTGAAATGGACACCCAATGGCCAAGTAGTGAGAGGACTCTTGCCGTAAACCATGCCAAACTTTACTATTAC
This window harbors:
- the LOC102715422 gene encoding chloroplast envelope quinone oxidoreductase homolog; the protein is MATASPPPSGKMRAVQYDRYGGGAEGLTHVEVPIPAPKKGEVLIKMEAASINPIDWKIQSGMVRPFLPWRFPVIPACDLAGEVAAVGGGVSGFKLGDRVVSINFPSGGGFAEYAVAQASLTVALPPGVSAAEGACLPLAAVTALQALRAAGAGLGGGAEPKNVLVTAASGGVGHFAVQLARLGGHRVTATCGARNLGLVESLGADEALDYGTPEGAALRSPSGRRYDAVVHCAPAFPWSVFDRVLADDGGVVVDITPSPAAVATALLHRVSFSKKRLTPFMFSPNKEDTELLVDMVRQGKLKPVVDSSYPLSNAPEGWTKSIGGHATGKVIAKIGQEE